Proteins from a single region of Runella sp. SP2:
- a CDS encoding phosphatase has translation MKYAIIDLGSNTFHLLIVEKQGDTLQQCFKEQLPTKIAKAGINQGQITEEATERALTVLRLFRQHIDAHGVLLQNVKAVGTSAIRNAKNGAEFCQIVARETGILIEVISGAREAELIYEGVRLGIDLGEAPSLLMDIGGGSVEFIIGNASRTFWKQSFEIGGQRLLEKFVLTDPISPSAIQRMHSYFQEQLLPLVNAAHQYAPQTLVGSSGSFDTLVDMDFMHRLGQLPSPTQTSFELPLAEFYRAYDLLTTLPREERMAIPGMIELRVDMIVPGVVLIAHVLRSLQIKHIRSTTYALKEGMMQWALG, from the coding sequence ATGAAATACGCCATTATTGACCTTGGAAGCAACACCTTCCACCTATTGATTGTTGAAAAACAAGGGGATACCCTCCAACAATGCTTCAAAGAACAGCTTCCTACTAAAATCGCGAAAGCTGGAATCAATCAAGGGCAAATTACAGAAGAGGCGACTGAGCGCGCGTTGACGGTACTACGATTGTTCCGCCAACACATCGACGCGCACGGCGTTTTACTGCAAAACGTGAAAGCAGTAGGAACGAGTGCCATTCGCAATGCTAAAAACGGAGCGGAATTTTGTCAGATTGTCGCCCGCGAAACGGGTATTCTTATCGAAGTCATCAGCGGAGCTCGCGAGGCTGAGCTCATTTATGAAGGCGTTCGGCTAGGCATTGATCTTGGCGAAGCTCCATCACTGCTGATGGACATTGGCGGCGGCAGCGTTGAGTTTATCATTGGGAATGCTTCGCGCACATTTTGGAAGCAAAGTTTTGAAATCGGTGGTCAGCGTTTGTTAGAGAAATTTGTTTTGACAGACCCCATTTCCCCATCCGCGATTCAGCGAATGCACAGCTATTTTCAAGAACAACTATTGCCTCTTGTCAACGCCGCCCATCAGTATGCCCCCCAAACATTAGTAGGGTCATCGGGTTCGTTTGATACACTCGTTGACATGGATTTTATGCACCGATTAGGCCAACTCCCCTCCCCTACGCAGACGAGTTTTGAATTGCCCCTGGCCGAATTTTACCGTGCTTACGATTTACTTACTACCCTCCCTCGCGAAGAACGCATGGCAATCCCTGGCATGATTGAATTGAGAGTTGATATGATTGTACCAGGGGTAGTGCTGATTGCGCACGTACTACGTAGCCTGCAAATCAAGCACATACGCAGTACGACTTACGCCCTAAAGGAAGGGATGATGCAGTGGGCACTGGGGTAG
- a CDS encoding biotin--[acetyl-CoA-carboxylase] ligase gives MYKIKSKTLFIGKNLIYLPTCQSTNDEAADLVRLGQGWEGTVVITDFQTAGRGQRGNQWLAQAGENFMLSLILRPHFLSPSQQFRLNVAISVGIYEFFKPYLGESLKIKWPNDVYVGEQKLGGVLIENSIQGGRLEASVVGMGLNINQLLFENPRATSLRKATQKEYVREELLPDLLASLEKNYLLLRNGHFDALKMRYLQSLFRYQEQHNFRQAENVFTGMIVGVTDAGLLAVQIENRLVYFDFKEISYEFER, from the coding sequence TTGTACAAAATTAAGTCCAAAACGCTTTTTATTGGAAAAAATTTGATTTATCTGCCAACTTGTCAGTCAACAAACGATGAAGCGGCGGATTTGGTGCGCCTTGGGCAGGGCTGGGAAGGTACTGTTGTCATAACTGACTTCCAAACGGCAGGCCGTGGGCAGCGCGGAAATCAATGGTTGGCGCAGGCTGGAGAGAACTTTATGCTCTCGCTCATTCTACGTCCTCATTTTTTGAGTCCATCTCAACAGTTTCGTCTCAACGTCGCCATTTCAGTGGGGATATACGAATTCTTTAAGCCTTATTTGGGAGAATCTCTTAAAATAAAATGGCCTAATGATGTCTATGTGGGCGAGCAAAAGCTGGGTGGAGTATTGATAGAAAATTCTATTCAAGGCGGCCGACTGGAAGCGTCTGTTGTGGGAATGGGGCTAAATATCAACCAACTTTTATTTGAAAACCCACGGGCTACCTCCTTGCGTAAAGCCACCCAAAAAGAATACGTGCGGGAAGAGCTTTTGCCCGATTTGTTGGCCTCGCTTGAAAAAAACTACCTGCTTCTTCGCAATGGCCATTTTGATGCTTTGAAGATGCGTTATTTACAAAGTTTGTTTCGTTATCAAGAACAACACAATTTTCGGCAGGCAGAAAACGTATTTACGGGGATGATTGTGGGCGTAACCGATGCAGGACTCTTGGCGGTTCAAATTGAGAACCGATTGGTGTATTTTGACTTTAAAGAGATTAGTTACGAGTTTGAGCGTTAA
- a CDS encoding 5'-nucleotidase C-terminal domain-containing protein, giving the protein MRKIVLPLVLLALSLGACTRYFVGKPVKLQPIAISDTVTAPSSALSQTVDKYLKPYHDTLDAQMTAVLTTSPRRLTKGTPESELGNLMADLFREMGQERFGKPIDVAVTNNGGIRTDLPQGNITLGKVYEVMPFDNDLVVLTLSGTTMQKVVDYLAQRKEPQSGLKLVVDKATSKPKEVLIGGKPLNTEQTYTLITSDYMAMSSDLAPIVKNNKGYQALNYLMRDAMADYLRRKGKQGQSIDPKKDGRTTVVE; this is encoded by the coding sequence ATGAGAAAAATTGTATTACCGTTGGTGTTACTGGCTCTTTCTTTAGGAGCTTGTACGCGCTATTTTGTAGGAAAGCCCGTTAAGCTTCAGCCGATTGCAATCAGTGACACCGTCACTGCACCGTCTTCAGCTTTGTCACAAACGGTGGATAAATACCTCAAACCTTACCACGACACTTTGGATGCCCAGATGACGGCAGTGCTGACGACTTCACCTCGTCGGCTGACAAAAGGTACGCCTGAATCAGAATTGGGGAATTTGATGGCAGATCTTTTTCGGGAAATGGGACAAGAACGTTTTGGTAAACCCATTGACGTGGCCGTGACCAACAACGGGGGAATTCGTACAGACTTGCCTCAAGGAAATATTACCCTTGGAAAAGTATATGAAGTAATGCCTTTTGATAACGATTTGGTGGTGCTTACGCTTTCGGGCACAACCATGCAAAAAGTGGTTGACTATTTGGCACAACGTAAAGAACCGCAGTCGGGTCTGAAACTTGTTGTTGACAAGGCGACTAGCAAACCAAAAGAAGTGCTGATTGGGGGAAAACCGCTTAATACGGAGCAAACTTATACGCTCATTACGAGCGACTACATGGCAATGAGTAGTGACTTAGCTCCTATTGTGAAGAATAATAAGGGGTATCAAGCACTCAACTACCTCATGCGCGATGCGATGGCGGACTATCTGCGCCGAAAAGGAAAACAAGGGCAGTCGATTGACCCTAAAAAAGACGGCAGAACGACCGTCGTTGAGTAA
- the gldD gene encoding gliding motility lipoprotein GldD, protein MVWAIMPLCASMGVSCSSSESDYVPKPKGFPRLDLPAQVYQPMKEDHPYSFEYSKSAVILPDTFSDAEPHWIFIAYPSLKASIQLTYKPVQNNPQRLGGFINDAYKLAGRHQIKATGIREQVVKTKSGQRAVMFDLEGDVPSYVQFFTTDTTTNYLRGALYFSVADKQDSLQPAIDYLRKDIVHLLNTLKWKKKN, encoded by the coding sequence ATGGTTTGGGCAATCATGCCACTTTGCGCGAGCATGGGCGTGAGTTGTTCTTCTTCTGAATCCGATTATGTCCCCAAACCCAAAGGATTCCCTCGCCTCGATTTGCCTGCCCAAGTTTACCAACCGATGAAAGAAGACCATCCGTACTCGTTTGAATATTCAAAAAGTGCGGTGATATTGCCTGATACCTTTAGCGACGCCGAACCTCACTGGATATTTATTGCGTATCCTTCCCTGAAAGCCAGTATTCAGCTAACCTACAAACCTGTCCAAAACAATCCACAGCGCCTTGGTGGATTTATCAATGATGCCTATAAATTGGCTGGTCGGCACCAGATTAAAGCGACAGGGATTCGGGAACAAGTAGTAAAAACAAAGTCGGGGCAGCGGGCCGTGATGTTTGATTTGGAGGGTGATGTGCCAAGCTACGTCCAATTTTTTACCACCGATACCACCACCAACTACCTTCGTGGGGCGCTTTATTTTTCGGTAGCCGATAAGCAAGATTCGTTACAACCCGCCATCGACTACCTTCGCAAGGACATTGTTCACTTGCTGAATACCCTGAAGTGGAAGAAAAAAAACTAA
- the rsfS gene encoding ribosome silencing factor, protein MKQRKSDSISSEQLCHLVVKGMQEKKAVDVVVMDLRDIKNAITDFFVICTGNSDTQVDAIADSIETEVYKIISEHPWQREGKEAKEWILIDYVDVVAHVFKKERREFYGLEQLWGDAKITLVEEEFA, encoded by the coding sequence ATGAAACAACGCAAATCAGATAGTATATCTTCAGAACAACTGTGCCATCTTGTAGTAAAAGGAATGCAGGAAAAAAAGGCAGTGGACGTAGTAGTGATGGACCTGCGCGACATTAAAAACGCCATTACGGACTTCTTTGTAATTTGTACTGGTAACTCCGACACCCAAGTCGATGCCATCGCCGATTCTATTGAGACAGAGGTATATAAAATTATCTCAGAACACCCTTGGCAGCGCGAAGGCAAAGAAGCCAAAGAGTGGATACTCATTGACTATGTGGACGTAGTTGCTCACGTTTTCAAGAAAGAACGGCGCGAATTTTATGGGCTCGAACAACTTTGGGGTGACGCCAAAATCACACTGGTGGAGGAAGAGTTCGCCTAA
- the rpsU gene encoding 30S ribosomal protein S21, which translates to MLLIQVKENESIDKALKRFKKKFEKTGVLKELRSRSAFTKKSVQRRKEVIHATYVQKMRENEVI; encoded by the coding sequence ATGTTGCTTATACAAGTTAAAGAAAACGAATCAATTGACAAGGCACTTAAGCGTTTCAAAAAGAAATTTGAAAAAACTGGTGTTTTGAAAGAGTTGCGTTCACGCTCGGCTTTTACGAAAAAATCTGTACAACGTCGCAAAGAAGTAATTCACGCAACTTACGTGCAGAAAATGCGCGAAAACGAAGTAATCTAA
- a CDS encoding YciI family protein, translated as MLYVVHAYDYTDEQALERRMSVRERHLEGAKILKAGGHFVMGGALLSPEGKMMGSMMVVDFDTESQMNEWLQNDPYVTGKVWEKIDVKLFRKADV; from the coding sequence ATGCTTTACGTAGTACATGCTTATGATTATACCGACGAGCAGGCCCTTGAGCGCCGCATGTCGGTTCGGGAGCGTCATTTAGAGGGGGCTAAAATTTTAAAGGCAGGTGGCCATTTTGTAATGGGAGGCGCTTTGCTTAGTCCCGAAGGGAAAATGATGGGTTCGATGATGGTCGTTGATTTTGACACCGAAAGCCAAATGAACGAGTGGCTACAAAACGACCCTTACGTAACGGGCAAAGTCTGGGAGAAGATAGACGTCAAGCTGTTTCGGAAAGCAGATGTATAG
- a CDS encoding geranylgeranylglycerol-phosphate geranylgeranyltransferase, which translates to MKRRLTIKDISFGFMRLIRWPNLLMIALTQYMTRLFLIGPISDWKSILLEKEIFLITLSTVLVAAAGYVINDYFDIKIDLINKPDRVIIGRYLKRRVAMTTHQAFNILGCGLGLLVNKWVFLLSVLSVTLLWVYASYFKKRPFIGNFIVALLTGLSLIILAVYYPQNRSLVILYALFAFGISLIREIIKDMEDVRGDASHGCQTLPIIWGIRRTKVFLYGLIAIFVPSLFLAAHWLQNSQLTWMFVGLLGLIGWLVYRLIRADTKKEFGSLSSLCKLVMLIGMLSMIWLAY; encoded by the coding sequence GTGAAACGCCGCCTTACCATCAAAGACATTTCGTTTGGGTTTATGCGGCTTATCCGCTGGCCTAACTTACTCATGATTGCCCTGACGCAATACATGACCCGCCTGTTTTTAATTGGCCCCATCAGCGACTGGAAAAGTATTCTGCTCGAAAAAGAGATTTTTCTTATTACACTTTCTACCGTACTTGTCGCGGCAGCAGGTTATGTCATCAACGACTATTTTGACATCAAAATCGACCTTATCAACAAACCCGACCGCGTCATCATTGGGCGATACCTCAAGCGACGTGTCGCCATGACCACCCACCAAGCTTTTAATATTCTGGGCTGTGGCTTAGGGCTATTGGTGAATAAATGGGTGTTTCTGCTCAGTGTACTGTCGGTCACGCTTCTTTGGGTCTATGCCTCTTATTTCAAGAAACGACCTTTCATTGGCAATTTTATTGTTGCCCTTCTAACGGGTCTTTCCCTCATTATTCTAGCTGTTTATTATCCCCAAAATCGCTCGTTGGTTATTTTGTATGCCTTGTTTGCCTTTGGTATCTCACTCATTCGTGAAATCATCAAAGACATGGAAGATGTACGCGGCGACGCTTCCCACGGCTGTCAAACCCTGCCTATCATTTGGGGAATTCGACGCACCAAGGTCTTTCTTTACGGGCTCATTGCAATTTTTGTTCCCAGTTTGTTTCTGGCCGCGCATTGGCTACAAAACTCCCAATTGACGTGGATGTTTGTAGGGCTTCTTGGACTCATTGGCTGGCTGGTGTATCGTCTTATCCGCGCCGACACCAAAAAAGAATTTGGTTCGTTAAGTAGTTTGTGTAAACTTGTTATGCTTATCGGAATGCTGAGTATGATCTGGTTAGCGTATTAG
- a CDS encoding Uma2 family endonuclease yields MQGVAEKLYTVEEYLAFCEKNEGRFEYVNGEIIEMSGESVAANQIAGNIHRYLGNLLEDQPFIFVQNAVKLQVKNGKAFRIPDFFIFHETGNQKKYATEPIFIVEVLSESSINTDRVTKLAEYTQLPTLEYYLIIEQEECLVEVFNREGKRWYVEFYSDINERIDLPALNIQLPLSVIYKKVQLPTPTDESNSPAA; encoded by the coding sequence ATGCAAGGGGTAGCCGAAAAACTATATACAGTGGAAGAGTATCTCGCTTTTTGCGAAAAAAATGAAGGTCGTTTTGAATACGTAAACGGAGAAATTATTGAAATGTCAGGCGAATCAGTAGCAGCAAATCAGATTGCGGGTAATATTCACCGCTACCTAGGAAATCTTTTAGAAGATCAACCTTTTATTTTTGTCCAAAATGCCGTAAAACTTCAAGTCAAAAATGGGAAAGCTTTCCGCATCCCTGACTTTTTTATTTTTCATGAAACAGGCAATCAAAAAAAATACGCAACCGAGCCTATTTTCATTGTAGAAGTATTGTCAGAAAGCAGTATCAATACCGACCGTGTGACGAAATTGGCCGAATACACCCAACTACCTACGTTGGAGTATTACTTAATTATTGAACAAGAAGAATGTTTGGTCGAAGTATTCAACCGTGAAGGAAAGCGCTGGTATGTAGAGTTTTACAGTGACATTAACGAACGAATTGATTTACCCGCATTGAATATTCAACTGCCTCTATCAGTTATCTACAAAAAAGTTCAGCTACCAACCCCTACCGACGAATCCAATTCACCAGCTGCCTAA
- a CDS encoding IlvD/Edd family dehydratase gives MEQKLRSQDWFGKEGKDGFIYRSWMKNQGHAPHQFKGKPVIGICNTWSEVTPCNAHFRDLAQSVKNGVYEAGGFPLEFPVMSLGETLIRPTAMLYRNLASMSVEESIRANPFDAIVLLTGCDKTTPSLIMGAASVDLPTIVLPGGPMLAGRFQGKAIGSGTDVWRFADDVKTGKMTPEEFEEAESCMSRSIGHCSTMGTASTMATMAEALGLTLPGLSAIPAADSRKKMNAHMTGMRIVEMAKENLTLSKILTREAFENAIMANAAVGGSTNFVLHLLAIAGRVGIDLTLDDFDRVGSRMPFLLNVMPSGKYLMEDYFYAGGLQVVINEIKEFLHKDVITVNGKSLVENSESARNWNPDVIASRAEPILEEGGIAVIKGNLCENGAVIKPSAASAHLMKHTGRAVVFETIEDYHARIDDPELDIDETCVMVLKNVGPKGYPGMPEVGNMALPKKILDKGVSDMVRISDARMSGTAYGTVLLHASPESAIGGNLALVKDGDLIEIDIHERYIHWHVSDDEIARRRAEWKPIDLGYNRGHNKLYIEHVTQSHEGCDFDFLVGKSGSEVSRESH, from the coding sequence ATGGAACAGAAACTACGCAGCCAAGACTGGTTTGGCAAAGAAGGTAAAGACGGTTTTATTTACCGTAGTTGGATGAAAAACCAAGGCCATGCGCCGCATCAATTTAAGGGAAAACCTGTCATCGGGATTTGCAATACATGGTCAGAAGTAACGCCTTGTAACGCTCACTTTCGTGATTTGGCACAAAGCGTGAAAAACGGGGTGTACGAAGCAGGAGGCTTTCCTTTGGAGTTTCCAGTGATGTCGCTGGGGGAAACCTTGATCCGTCCTACGGCTATGTTGTATCGCAATTTGGCAAGTATGAGTGTCGAAGAAAGTATCCGTGCCAACCCGTTTGACGCCATTGTGCTGTTGACAGGTTGTGATAAAACCACTCCGTCGCTCATCATGGGGGCCGCGAGTGTCGATTTACCGACGATTGTATTGCCAGGTGGGCCGATGTTGGCAGGACGTTTTCAGGGCAAAGCCATTGGTTCGGGTACCGACGTATGGCGTTTTGCGGACGACGTAAAAACGGGTAAAATGACGCCCGAGGAGTTTGAAGAAGCCGAAAGTTGCATGAGCCGTAGTATAGGTCACTGCTCTACGATGGGAACTGCTTCTACGATGGCTACCATGGCCGAAGCGCTTGGATTGACGCTCCCAGGCTTGTCGGCGATTCCTGCGGCCGATTCCCGTAAAAAAATGAACGCGCACATGACAGGGATGCGCATCGTTGAGATGGCGAAAGAAAACCTGACGCTCTCAAAAATATTGACGCGCGAAGCGTTTGAAAACGCCATTATGGCCAATGCTGCCGTGGGTGGTTCTACCAACTTCGTCTTGCATTTGTTAGCCATTGCAGGACGAGTGGGGATTGATTTGACACTGGATGATTTTGACCGTGTAGGCTCACGGATGCCTTTTTTGCTGAACGTGATGCCTTCAGGAAAGTATTTGATGGAAGACTATTTCTACGCGGGAGGTTTGCAGGTGGTGATTAATGAGATAAAAGAATTTTTGCACAAAGATGTTATCACGGTCAATGGTAAATCGTTGGTAGAAAACTCAGAAAGCGCTAGAAACTGGAATCCAGATGTGATTGCTTCACGCGCTGAGCCAATTTTGGAAGAAGGAGGTATTGCGGTAATCAAAGGTAATTTATGTGAAAATGGTGCGGTGATTAAGCCTTCGGCGGCTTCGGCGCATTTGATGAAACACACGGGGCGTGCGGTGGTGTTTGAAACCATCGAAGACTACCACGCGCGCATTGATGACCCTGAGTTGGACATCGACGAAACTTGCGTAATGGTGCTCAAAAACGTAGGGCCAAAAGGCTATCCAGGGATGCCCGAAGTAGGAAATATGGCCTTGCCGAAAAAGATTTTGGACAAAGGTGTTTCGGACATGGTGCGGATTTCGGATGCGCGCATGAGCGGAACGGCCTACGGAACGGTGTTGCTGCACGCGTCGCCCGAAAGTGCCATTGGTGGTAACTTGGCTTTGGTCAAAGACGGTGATTTGATTGAAATCGACATTCACGAACGCTACATTCACTGGCACGTATCTGACGACGAAATCGCCCGCCGCCGCGCCGAATGGAAGCCGATTGATTTGGGCTATAACCGTGGTCACAACAAATTATACATCGAGCACGTGACGCAGTCGCACGAAGGCTGTGATTTTGATTTTCTCGTGGGTAAATCGGGTAGCGAAGTAAGCCGCGAATCGCATTAA
- the bshA gene encoding N-acetyl-alpha-D-glucosaminyl L-malate synthase BshA: MKIGIVCYPTFGGSGVVATELGKALAAVGHQVHFITYSQPTRLDFFSENIFYHEVHIPNYPLFQYAPYESALSSAMVNVVKTEKLDVLHVHYAIPHASTAYMAKQILKSQGIHIPVITTLHGTDITLVGKDRSYEPVITFSINQSDGITSVSEFLKQATYDYFPITKDIEVIPNFIDLDRFKKQKKDHFKLAICPNGEKLLVHTSNFRKVKRIEDIVLMFEKVRHEVPSKLLLVGDGPERAKIENMCRDLDLMQCVRFLGNLDAIEEVLSVADLFVMPSETESFGLAALEAMACEVPLITSNAGGLPELNVQGVTGFMSNVGDVEDMAKNAVYILQDENLPRFKANALARAKEFELANILPQYEAYYEKVVAESLSALEPLEASTDRPMREVLVGKH; this comes from the coding sequence ATGAAAATCGGAATTGTTTGTTATCCAACATTTGGTGGTAGTGGCGTAGTCGCTACTGAACTTGGAAAGGCGCTTGCTGCCGTCGGACATCAGGTTCACTTCATCACTTACTCACAACCTACGCGCTTAGATTTTTTCAGTGAAAATATTTTTTACCACGAAGTTCATATTCCCAACTACCCCTTGTTTCAGTACGCCCCGTACGAGTCGGCGCTGTCGAGCGCGATGGTGAACGTGGTGAAGACCGAAAAACTGGATGTTTTGCACGTGCATTATGCCATCCCGCACGCCTCAACGGCCTACATGGCAAAGCAAATTCTCAAATCTCAAGGCATTCATATCCCCGTCATCACGACTTTGCACGGAACCGACATCACGCTCGTGGGCAAAGATCGCTCGTACGAACCCGTGATTACGTTTAGTATCAACCAATCGGACGGTATTACGTCGGTGTCGGAGTTTTTAAAACAAGCTACCTACGATTATTTCCCCATCACCAAAGACATTGAAGTGATTCCTAACTTCATTGACTTAGATCGTTTTAAGAAACAGAAAAAAGACCATTTCAAGTTGGCAATTTGTCCCAACGGTGAAAAGTTGCTGGTGCATACCTCCAATTTCCGAAAGGTAAAACGGATTGAAGACATTGTGTTGATGTTTGAAAAAGTACGCCACGAAGTACCCAGCAAATTACTGTTGGTGGGTGATGGCCCCGAACGTGCCAAAATAGAAAATATGTGCCGTGACTTGGATTTGATGCAATGTGTTCGCTTCTTGGGGAACTTAGATGCGATTGAGGAAGTACTTTCGGTGGCCGATTTGTTTGTAATGCCCTCTGAAACAGAGAGTTTTGGCTTGGCAGCGTTGGAGGCAATGGCTTGCGAAGTTCCTTTGATTACATCCAACGCAGGTGGATTGCCAGAGTTGAACGTGCAAGGTGTCACTGGTTTTATGAGCAACGTGGGCGACGTTGAAGACATGGCAAAAAATGCAGTTTACATTTTACAAGACGAAAATTTGCCTCGTTTTAAAGCCAACGCATTGGCCCGGGCCAAAGAATTTGAGTTGGCGAATATTTTGCCACAGTACGAAGCCTATTATGAAAAAGTAGTGGCCGAAAGTCTAAGCGCATTAGAACCATTGGAAGCATCAACCGACCGCCCAATGCGTGAAGTATTGGTAGGTAAACACTGA
- the ftsH gene encoding ATP-dependent zinc metalloprotease FtsH, with product MSENNGNPLNPNNRNPRRTGYQGWIIAALVLAILGITFFSRNTAIRPITQKKFEKMVQAHEVQSIVIVNSEYVEVTLNTKALEDPKYRALFDNKAYFNNGGPHFQFEVTSADKFLDDFQKLKPDSDSIDYDFDRRSDWTGFLGTWGFLIIMILAMYFLLGRMTGGGGPGGQIFNIGRSKATLFDAENKVKITFNDVAGLEEAKEEIMEIVDYLKSPTKFTKLGAKIPKGALLVGPPGTGKTLIAKAVAGEAGVPFFSLSGSDFVEMFVGVGAARVRDLFKQAKEKAPCIIFIDEIDAVGRSRGRGGMPGANDERENTLNSLLVEMDGFATDSGIIIMAATNRPDVLDSALLRPGRFDRQISVDKPDIVGREAIFKVHLKPIKLSPDVDPKKLATQTPGFAGAEIANVCNEAALIAARRDREEVTMQDFQDAMDRVIGGLEKKNKIISPDEKKIVAYHEAGHAVAGWFLEHADPLVKVTIVPRGMTALGYAQYLPREQYLYRSEQLLDEMCMTLGGRAAEDVVFGKVSTGALSDLERVTKLAHSMVTVYGLNDKIGNMSYYDSKQSEYSFNKPYSEETARMIDEEVRKIIDEAYNRSKALLTQHLAALEIIAQELLEKEILFQSDLERLIGKRPFERETVYQEFMNSKSKEENSTENNA from the coding sequence ATGTCCGAAAACAATGGCAACCCGCTAAACCCCAACAACCGCAATCCACGCCGTACGGGCTATCAGGGATGGATTATTGCGGCCTTGGTGTTAGCGATTTTGGGAATCACCTTTTTCAGTCGCAATACGGCCATTCGCCCCATTACGCAAAAGAAATTTGAGAAGATGGTGCAAGCGCACGAAGTGCAAAGCATCGTTATCGTTAATAGTGAATACGTAGAAGTAACCCTTAACACCAAAGCCCTCGAAGATCCGAAATACCGCGCTCTTTTTGATAACAAGGCGTACTTCAACAACGGCGGGCCTCACTTTCAGTTTGAGGTGACATCGGCCGACAAATTTTTGGACGATTTTCAAAAACTCAAACCCGACAGTGATTCCATTGATTACGATTTTGATCGTCGAAGCGACTGGACAGGCTTCTTAGGTACTTGGGGCTTCCTTATCATTATGATTTTGGCCATGTACTTCTTGCTAGGTCGCATGACAGGTGGAGGTGGCCCTGGTGGTCAAATCTTTAACATTGGACGCTCAAAAGCAACGCTCTTTGACGCTGAAAATAAAGTTAAGATTACCTTCAATGACGTGGCTGGTTTGGAAGAAGCCAAAGAGGAAATCATGGAAATCGTGGATTACCTCAAAAGCCCTACCAAATTCACAAAGCTTGGTGCTAAAATCCCAAAAGGCGCTCTTCTAGTAGGCCCTCCAGGTACAGGTAAAACCCTTATCGCCAAAGCTGTAGCAGGAGAAGCAGGTGTACCTTTCTTTTCGCTTTCTGGTTCTGACTTCGTTGAAATGTTTGTAGGGGTAGGTGCCGCTCGTGTACGTGACCTTTTCAAACAAGCCAAAGAAAAAGCACCTTGTATTATCTTTATTGACGAAATCGACGCCGTGGGTCGCTCACGTGGCCGTGGTGGTATGCCAGGCGCAAACGATGAACGCGAAAATACACTTAACTCGCTTTTGGTTGAAATGGACGGTTTTGCTACCGACTCTGGTATCATCATTATGGCGGCCACCAACCGTCCTGATGTACTCGATTCTGCGCTTCTACGCCCAGGCCGTTTCGACCGTCAGATTTCGGTGGACAAACCCGATATTGTTGGTCGTGAGGCCATCTTCAAGGTGCATTTGAAACCTATTAAATTATCTCCAGACGTTGACCCTAAAAAATTGGCTACCCAAACGCCAGGTTTTGCAGGGGCAGAAATTGCCAACGTTTGTAACGAAGCTGCCCTTATTGCCGCTCGTCGCGACCGTGAGGAAGTAACAATGCAAGATTTCCAAGATGCGATGGATCGCGTTATTGGTGGTTTGGAAAAGAAAAACAAAATTATCTCGCCCGACGAGAAGAAAATTGTGGCTTACCACGAAGCAGGTCACGCCGTAGCAGGGTGGTTCTTGGAACATGCTGATCCATTGGTCAAAGTGACGATTGTACCACGTGGTATGACGGCTTTGGGATATGCCCAGTATTTACCTCGCGAACAGTATTTGTACCGTTCAGAACAGCTTTTAGACGAAATGTGTATGACCCTTGGAGGTCGCGCCGCTGAAGATGTCGTATTTGGAAAAGTATCGACAGGTGCCCTTAGCGACCTTGAGCGTGTAACAAAACTTGCTCACAGCATGGTTACGGTCTATGGTTTAAACGATAAAATCGGTAACATGTCGTATTACGACTCTAAACAGTCGGAGTACTCATTCAACAAGCCTTATTCGGAAGAAACTGCGCGTATGATTGACGAAGAAGTTCGCAAAATCATTGACGAAGCCTACAACCGTAGTAAGGCACTTCTTACCCAGCACCTTGCTGCTCTTGAAATCATCGCGCAAGAGCTTTTGGAAAAAGAAATTTTGTTCCAAAGCGACCTAGAGCGCTTGATTGGCAAACGTCCTTTTGAAAGAGAAACGGTTTACCAAGAGTTCATGAATAGCAAATCTAAAGAAGAAAATTCGACCGAAAATAACGCCTAA